The following coding sequences lie in one Saccharopolyspora hordei genomic window:
- the hemQ gene encoding hydrogen peroxide-dependent heme synthase, with translation MARLNYDELNNTIRYTMWSVFRIEQGALPEEREKAARATQEYLESLADSGVVVRGVYDVSGLRADADFMIWWHAEQVEQVQAAYTGFRRETPLGQASEPVWSSVALHRPAEFNKSHVPAFLAGEEPRKYLCVYPFVRSYEWYLLPDDERRQMLADHGKEARDYPDVRANTVASFALGDYEWVLAFEADELHRIVDLMRHLRGTEARLHVREEVPFFTGHRVDVADLVSRLP, from the coding sequence ATGGCGCGGCTGAACTACGACGAGCTCAACAACACCATCCGCTACACCATGTGGTCGGTCTTCCGGATCGAGCAGGGTGCGCTGCCCGAGGAACGGGAGAAGGCCGCGCGAGCGACCCAGGAGTACCTGGAGTCCCTCGCCGACTCGGGTGTCGTCGTCCGCGGCGTCTACGACGTCTCCGGGCTGCGCGCGGACGCGGACTTCATGATCTGGTGGCACGCCGAGCAGGTCGAGCAGGTGCAGGCCGCCTACACCGGGTTCCGCCGCGAGACCCCGCTGGGGCAGGCGTCCGAGCCGGTGTGGAGCAGCGTGGCGCTGCACCGCCCCGCGGAGTTCAACAAGAGCCACGTCCCGGCGTTCCTGGCCGGTGAGGAGCCGCGCAAGTACCTGTGCGTGTACCCGTTCGTGCGGTCCTACGAGTGGTACCTGCTGCCCGACGACGAGCGCCGCCAGATGCTCGCCGACCACGGCAAGGAAGCCCGGGACTACCCGGACGTCCGGGCGAACACCGTGGCGTCGTTCGCGCTCGGCGACTACGAGTGGGTCCTGGCCTTCGAGGCCGACGAACTGCACCGCATCGTGGACCTGATGCGCCACCTGCGCGGCACCGAGGCCCGGCTGCACGTCCGCGAGGAGGTCCCGTTCTTCACCGGCCACCGCGTCGACGTCGCCGACCTGGTCAGCCGCCTGCCCTGA
- the msrB gene encoding peptide-methionine (R)-S-oxide reductase MsrB: protein MDSVAGTPKVNKTDEEWRQQLSPAEYAVLRQAATEPAWQGEYVDTKTTGVYECRGCGAELFRSETKFESHCGWPSFYDPADSDAVILREDRSLGMVRTEVLCASCHGHLGHVFEGEGFPTPTDQRYCINSIAVRLVPSE, encoded by the coding sequence ATGGACTCGGTCGCAGGAACCCCCAAGGTCAACAAGACGGACGAGGAGTGGCGGCAGCAGCTCAGCCCCGCCGAGTACGCCGTGCTGCGCCAGGCCGCCACCGAACCGGCCTGGCAGGGCGAGTACGTCGACACCAAGACCACCGGGGTCTACGAGTGCCGCGGCTGCGGTGCGGAGCTGTTCCGCAGCGAGACCAAGTTCGAGTCGCACTGCGGCTGGCCGTCGTTCTACGACCCGGCCGACAGCGACGCGGTGATCCTCCGCGAGGACCGGTCCCTGGGCATGGTCCGCACCGAGGTCCTGTGCGCGTCCTGCCACGGGCACCTGGGGCACGTCTTCGAGGGCGAGGGCTTCCCCACCCCCACGGACCAGCGCTACTGCATCAACTCCATCGCGGTCCGCTTGGTCCCCTCGGAATGA
- a CDS encoding DNA glycosylase AlkZ-like family protein: MIDVDRERVQAYRYAAQQLDRSAAHVGDLAVLSLGVPDSPAGSAAQSVRARVPGAEVPADLVLAWSVRGSPHLHRPADLPALARQLYPTSDADVVARMPVMRAVDAPLRVFARTVAAMREHARETTDRGTLSAAVTAEVPEASAWCQACGATHVFYSLYLQSGLAAGVRLVRRSGRLQITATGDWTIPQRTEDLPALVEQVLRLQGPGSVADVAAFLGTSAAALRPSWPEGLAEVSVDGRRAFLPPEATAALESPPPARGVRLLPPGDPFLRVRDRAQLLPDPGLRALLWRATASPGALLVDGAVRGTWRARKAGRELQVAVTAFGELTAGVRAEVEIESQQLAATRGAASAAVVYDSI; encoded by the coding sequence ATGATCGACGTCGACCGCGAGCGCGTGCAGGCCTACCGGTACGCCGCCCAGCAGCTGGACCGCTCCGCCGCGCACGTCGGCGACCTCGCGGTGCTGTCGCTCGGGGTCCCGGACAGCCCGGCCGGGTCTGCGGCCCAGTCGGTGCGCGCCCGAGTGCCCGGCGCGGAGGTCCCCGCCGACCTCGTGCTGGCCTGGTCGGTCCGCGGCAGCCCGCACCTGCACCGGCCCGCCGACCTGCCCGCGCTCGCCCGGCAGCTCTACCCGACCTCGGACGCGGACGTGGTGGCCAGGATGCCGGTCATGAGGGCCGTCGACGCCCCGCTCCGGGTGTTCGCCAGGACGGTCGCGGCGATGCGCGAGCACGCGCGGGAGACGACGGACCGCGGCACGCTGAGCGCGGCGGTCACCGCCGAGGTTCCGGAAGCCTCGGCGTGGTGCCAGGCCTGCGGGGCCACGCACGTCTTCTACTCGCTGTACCTGCAGTCCGGGCTGGCGGCGGGCGTCCGGCTGGTCCGCCGGTCCGGGCGGCTGCAGATCACGGCGACCGGGGACTGGACGATCCCGCAGCGGACCGAGGACCTCCCGGCGCTGGTCGAGCAGGTGCTGCGGTTGCAGGGGCCGGGCTCGGTCGCCGACGTCGCGGCGTTCCTCGGCACCAGCGCCGCAGCGCTGCGACCCAGCTGGCCGGAGGGCCTGGCCGAGGTCTCGGTGGACGGCCGGCGCGCCTTCCTCCCGCCGGAGGCGACCGCCGCGCTGGAGTCGCCACCGCCGGCGCGGGGCGTGCGGCTGCTGCCGCCCGGCGACCCGTTCCTGCGCGTCCGGGACCGCGCACAGCTGCTGCCCGATCCCGGGCTGCGCGCGCTGCTCTGGCGGGCGACCGCCTCCCCCGGAGCGCTGCTGGTGGACGGCGCGGTCCGCGGGACCTGGCGAGCCCGCAAGGCCGGACGCGAGCTGCAGGTCGCGGTCACCGCCTTCGGGGAGCTGACCGCGGGCGTCCGCGCCGAGGTGGAGATCGAGTCCCAGCAGCTGGCCGCGACGCGGGGCGCGGCGTCGGCCGCGGTGGTGTACGACTCGATCTGA